In Flavobacterium gelatinilyticum, a genomic segment contains:
- the msrA gene encoding peptide-methionine (S)-S-oxide reductase MsrA, translating to MENLSVATFGGGCFWCIEAVIQRLNGIKSLKSGYSDGFIKNPAYREVCTGRTGHAEVIQVTFDPDIISYHDLIFIFMTSHDPTTLNRQGGDSGTQYRSIILYHDENQKEIAEKVFEEVQPAYADPIVTQLKPFEVFYEAEDYHQDYYNNNQEAGYCQVVIDPKIQKLKKMYADRLVG from the coding sequence ATGGAAAATTTATCAGTTGCCACCTTTGGTGGTGGATGTTTTTGGTGTATTGAAGCTGTAATTCAGCGCTTAAACGGAATTAAATCATTAAAATCTGGTTATTCAGATGGTTTTATAAAAAATCCTGCGTACCGCGAAGTCTGCACCGGGCGCACAGGTCATGCAGAAGTGATTCAGGTAACATTTGATCCTGACATTATTTCATATCATGATTTGATTTTTATATTCATGACAAGTCATGATCCAACAACTTTAAACCGTCAGGGCGGAGACAGCGGTACACAATATCGTTCAATTATATTGTACCATGACGAAAATCAAAAAGAAATTGCAGAAAAAGTTTTTGAAGAAGTACAACCTGCTTATGCAGATCCAATCGTGACGCAGTTAAAACCTTTTGAAGTTTTTTACGAAGCAGAAGATTATCATCAGGATTATTACAACAACAATCAGGAAGCCGGATATTGTCAGGTAGTAATTGACCCTAAAATCCAGAAACTAAAAAAAATGTACGCTGACAGACTGGTTGGCTGA
- a CDS encoding aminotransferase class V-fold PLP-dependent enzyme — protein MDSKNNTISLETYFQDFRKNIVGINQDFTSPFGKKNIVYTDWTASGRLYRPIEEKLLNQFGPFVANTHTETTVSGTAMTKAYHHARHIIKRHTNANDDDVLITDGTGMTGVINKFQRILGLKIPENLKNFTTVPAEKKPIVFISHMEHHSNQTSWLETIADVEIIPSCEKGLFSLDNLKELLEKYSDRTIKIASITSCSNVTGLKTPFHDAAKLMHQYNGVCFVDFACSGPYVQIDMHPADPEASLDAIFFSPHKFLGGPGTSGVLIFNKKLYNNMIPDCPGGGTVSWTNPWGEHKYIDNIEDREDGGTPGFLQVIRTALAIELKEEMGVENILQREHEIVDYVFGQLEPVENIKILAGQHKDRLGVVSFFIDDLHFNLGVKILNDRFGIQTRGGCSCAGTYGHYLLHVDQETSNKLVNEITIGDLIKKPGWIRMSIHPTTTDEEIAYVCESIKELAKNHETWALDYSYNKDTNEFIHKDATAFEDELVESWFKS, from the coding sequence ATGGATAGCAAAAATAATACCATCAGTCTTGAAACTTATTTTCAGGATTTTAGAAAAAATATCGTTGGCATAAATCAGGATTTTACCTCTCCGTTTGGTAAAAAGAACATTGTATATACTGACTGGACTGCCAGCGGAAGGCTGTACAGACCTATAGAAGAAAAACTTCTGAATCAGTTTGGACCTTTTGTTGCCAATACGCATACCGAAACTACGGTGTCAGGTACTGCCATGACAAAAGCGTATCATCATGCCAGACATATTATCAAACGTCATACTAATGCAAATGATGACGATGTTCTAATTACAGATGGAACAGGAATGACTGGCGTGATCAATAAATTTCAGCGTATTCTAGGGCTTAAAATCCCAGAAAATCTGAAAAACTTCACAACGGTTCCTGCCGAAAAGAAACCAATTGTTTTTATTTCGCACATGGAACATCATTCTAATCAGACTTCATGGTTGGAAACAATTGCCGATGTTGAAATTATTCCGTCTTGCGAAAAAGGACTTTTTTCTTTAGATAACCTAAAAGAATTATTAGAAAAATACAGCGACAGAACTATAAAGATCGCTTCGATTACTTCCTGCTCAAATGTTACGGGTTTAAAAACTCCGTTTCATGATGCAGCGAAATTGATGCATCAGTACAATGGTGTTTGTTTTGTAGATTTTGCCTGTTCAGGACCTTATGTACAGATTGACATGCATCCTGCTGATCCGGAAGCTTCTCTGGATGCTATTTTCTTTTCGCCGCATAAATTCCTTGGAGGTCCCGGAACTTCTGGAGTTTTAATTTTTAATAAAAAACTTTACAATAATATGATTCCGGATTGTCCGGGAGGCGGAACGGTAAGTTGGACGAATCCGTGGGGCGAACATAAATATATCGATAATATCGAGGATCGTGAAGATGGCGGTACTCCCGGATTCCTGCAGGTTATTAGAACTGCTTTGGCAATTGAGCTGAAAGAGGAAATGGGGGTTGAAAACATTTTACAGCGCGAACATGAAATTGTTGATTATGTTTTTGGCCAATTAGAGCCTGTTGAAAATATTAAGATTTTAGCCGGACAGCATAAAGACCGTTTAGGGGTTGTTTCGTTTTTTATAGATGACCTTCATTTTAATCTTGGTGTAAAAATCTTAAATGACCGTTTTGGAATTCAGACACGCGGCGGATGCAGCTGTGCGGGAACATATGGTCATTATCTGCTGCATGTTGATCAGGAAACTTCTAACAAACTGGTGAATGAAATTACGATTGGTGATTTAATCAAAAAACCGGGATGGATCAGAATGTCAATTCACCCAACAACGACAGATGAAGAAATTGCTTATGTCTGCGAAAGTATTAAAGAACTGGCTAAAAATCATGAAACCTGGGCTTTAGACTATTCTTATAACAAAGATACCAACGAATTTATTCATAAAGATGCGACTGCTTTTGAAGATGAGTTGGTAGAAAGCTGGTTTAAGTCTTAA